ACAACCGCCGCACTAAATTATTACGGTGGGCCTACAATAGTTTCAAAACCCTTAAACCGCCAGACCTATCAGTGAAGAAAAGCGCGCGTCGTTTGAACCTACAATTATTAAACTCCGTCAGTTTTTCCGTTCATAGTGACAGTGACAACATCACGTTTCTTATAAATTTGAAGCTAtttacctttttattttttaatcttacACTATCACtatgtaaatataaatatatataaaaataaatattaatataattaaataataaaattcatttactTAGCTTTGcggtaaataataaaaaattattattattaattaatcaatattaatattattaacataatattatttttattatattaatttctaattatataAGTAAAGAAATcaatcaatttaatatttttcaaatgacaactttataaaaataattattactgaataaaaatatatattgcagTTAATTTTTTGCcaaacttattattattaattttggtAAAATTTCTAATGTAATAGTAATGTACCACGTAAGCAGTCGGAAGGCAGAGACAGCGGACCAATCTGAGAACGTGCCTTCTGACAATCCTGCACGTGATAGTAAGCAACATTGGGCCCACGTTGTTATAGGTAGGTGTACGTGACAGAATATTCTCGAGTTGAAAATGTTAATTCCCCGTACACGTGTCGTTATTTTAACGATTCAAAAGCTCACTCTCTGTGAGGGGAGTGCTGCCTATGTGGAGGGACCAATAAGTCCGAAAACGTGCATCCACGTCTAAACCTTGCTCAGTTGCGCCGTTGTCATTCCTCGGCCAATTAAATGCCAGCACGTGGGTTACCATCTTCCATTTATTATGGATGACAAGAAAATAActggaaaaaagaaaattaatttatgtattGGAAAAATCCAAGTTTTTTTATAAGGAAAATTTGTAAAAAAGAATCGTTGATGATATTTTCCATGTAGGACGTCTCTTTGATCATTGAATTTCTGATAATTAAGTtaacaaattaatataaaataaaaaactaatattTATCTGAAATAGACATATCACATTAAAATAGAAAATGTAGTTTTCTTTGATTCTCCAAAAagttatttcttaaatttttttaatgtggTGAGAGAATTATCATTaagatattataattaaattaacttcctaatttaaatattttatcatattttcaGATGTGTCACTATGTTATTACGAGATAAAAGGTGATAAAAATCcaaggaattttataaaattatggaaagaaaaaattTCGAGTTAGTATAAAAATGAAAGAGACGCCaagaaatttcaatttattaaaaaaaaggtaaaaataaaaaaacatcgATAAATACAAAGGAATGGTACAAAAGCGAAGCCGAGAGGTCATAAATGGACACATTGCTGAACTCacaaattcatattttaaaaattacacaaTTAATAATACTAGTAATCTTAAAAAAagctattaatttaattaaaataattttaatcagaTTTAATTTAACTCATATATACACCatgtcattatttttattagtaatttgattaatttaaattaaatttttattaaaatcttaaatttatacTCATTTAAAATactcaataaaaattattatttaattataaaaaattaaatatttcaattatataatttaaaattttcttataattaagagtttaaaatcttaattaaaatttaatttcagttaattatattatctataataaaaataattatatataatataatatatcgaattaattaatattaatttaaaaagttattaaatttaaaaattgagattttttcaatctaaaattaaaactataaatataaaaattcataaaaattaaatttttaaacaataggctttaaaaaattacatatttttttttgctaattatcaaataaaaattaagagaattaatttatttttttcatttgtcACCGTTAATTATGTATACAGACCTTATTCAATACTTTCTCAACGGGAAAAAGAAATGCGGAGCCATATAATGCCACGTGGATTTGCACTTCGATTAAGAATCAGACAAAAAGATCCCAACTTCCGTAGAAATTATGTAATAAATGTGCATTATTACGTGTAATGATTGATTAATTATCATTTGATACAATAAAAATACTCCATCTTTTTTGCATAGCTGTCCTTTAAGGTTTacaaaaattgagaaaaaaatttatattacttttggattaaaatatctatataaatataataaatattttaagatatattatttattacaaaagaaataagaaaataaaatatttaataaataatttaaattacaaaacgattttttatagataatttttttaaaaaataataaaataaaagtttccaCATGCCCATAAGTGGAATGCACAAAGGCAAGTAAAATGAAGACGTGGCATCTCAGCTGGACATAAGAGCAGCTCTGATTGGGGATCGAGTGACACCTTGCAAAAATGATACGGTTGACCTTCAGTTAAGGAGCAGGCAGGCGTTACGCACGCTATGTGACCCGTTTTATGATAAATTGATCATAGGCGTGGTTCGGTTTCGACATTctaattaaaatagtaataaattattattaaaaaaaacataaagggaaaaaatataataatcacAAAAAATATATTGGAAATATATAAGGCGAGAGGCACAGAGGCAATTCAGTCAAGAACAAGGCGTGCTTTGCGCTTGAGAGAGTTGTGAGAGAAAATCGTCACTTTCGAGAGAGAAAGGGAGAAGGAGAGAAAACAAAATAAGAGAAAGAAAGGAAGTTGAGTTTGGTGGGGGTTGTTAATGGCGATTTTGACGAAGGGGAAACAAAAGTGAGAGTTTTGAGAAAATCTGGCATTTCGTTTTGTTTGATAACAGCTCATAAGGGATCGTTAATTTTCTTGGATTTTCTCGGTGTTTGGCCTTGTTGGGTCTTTGAATACCTCGTCGTTTAGTTTTGTGGGCTGTTAAAATACGAACACTTGCTGGAATTAGAAAGCAAGACTCTCTATTTTTTAAGCATTCAGGGTGTTGAAATTCAACCAAGGAAAGCAAGAGAAGCTTTATGGAAATGGAGTGGAGCGCTTGTTTGGATGAGTATGAAAAGCTTGTTATAAGGATGAACACTCCCaggtttgcttttttttttttcttttcatcttgtCAAGCTTTTAGTTTTCACATTCTTGTGATTCCTGGTTCTGTTTCTGCTCTTTAATGGTGATCACCAAGCATTTATTTCTGATTCTGGCCCTTTCcctcttttcatttttttgggAGTTAATGGGTTTTAAGAATTTTTGTCTGGAAAACTTAAAATTTCTGACACCAAAATCTCTGCTTTCCGTTATCCAGAAATAGCTTACTTAACCCAAGTGATTCTTAGATCtctttttaatcaaaatatgtTTTTTCTGTGCCTAATTATGCATTTAACTCTGTAAATTTCAcaataattttgtttttaataaaaaatttttactgGTGTTTGATTTTCCAGAAGCTTAACAAATCTTAAACACTTTTTCAATGATCTGTGTTAAGTAATTTGCTTTGCTCTTAacttcaaatttaattataatataaaactaaTTCCTCTGACTTGACCTTTCTCTGATTTTTCAGGGTCGTCATCGACAATGCCGTTTGCCCCACTGCGACTCTTGTCAAGGTAACCCTTCCACGAAACCACAAGAAACCCACTAATCAGATTTCAATGAAGTGTCTAAAAATTGACTAAACatacatttatttatttccttATAATAATcgttttaaaacttttcttggtCTTGCAGGTTGACAGTGCCAGGAAACATGGAATTTTGCTTGAGGCTGTTCAGGTTCTCACGGATCTGAACCTTTCAATTAAAAAAGCTTACATTTCTTCCGATGGAAGGTGGTTCATGGATGGTAAGCAATTCATTAAAATACCAACTTAAAAAAAAGTTTccttgctaaaattttcaaCAGTTCTTGCACCCATTAGCGCTTTCTTTGAGAgttacattaataaattttctgggTATGTTTTCCTCTGTTGCAGTTTTTCATGTAACTGATGTAAATGGAAATAAATTGACAGACGAGAGCGTTATCAATTACATTGAGCAGGTATTTATTATCACTTCCAAGCAATTTACTTTAGtttgtaataataaaaatgtttgTTTTTCCCAAGTCTAAACTGTTTCATGTTTTGTACATTGCAGTCACTTGGTACCATTCATTATGGAAGAACACTTGATTTTAATGGATTAACAGCATTGGAACTAACAGGCACAGACAGGGTTGGCCTTCTCTCAGAGGTCTTTGCTGTGCTGGCTGACCTGCAATGTGATGTGGTAGATGCTAAAGTTTGGACTCACAATGGCCGAATTGCTTCATTCATTCTTGTAAAGGACTGCAATTCAGGGTCCCCAATTGAGGATTCACAACAAATTGATAGAATTGAGGCTCGCTTAagaaatgttcttaagggggataATGACATTAGGAGTGCCAAAACATCAGTTTCTATGGCCGTCACACATACAGAGAGAAGACTGCATCAGATGATGTTTGCTGATAGGGATTACGAACGAAAGCCTATTTTGAGGCTAAGTGCCGATTCTCCTGTGGTTACAGTTCAGAATTGGGTGGAGAGAGGTTATTCAGTTGTTAATGTTCAGTGCAAGGATAGAATGAAACTTATGTTTGATGTTGTTTGTACATTGACAGACATGGAATATGTTGTATTCCATGCCACAATCAACACAGTTGGGAGTAGAGCATATCTGGTGCGTTTTCATTAATCAATTATCTTAAGTTTTGTTTCTATTGTGGATGGAACTGGCAAACTTGAGTTTCCTGGCTTGTTTATTCACTTTGTTTTCTGATTTTGTTTCAGGAGTTCTACATTAAACACACTGATGGAACCCCAATTAGTTCTGAGCCGGAAAGGCAGCGTGTAATCCAGTGTTTGCAAGCTGCAGTTGAGAGAAGAGCATCTGAGGTAATGCTTCCAAACCCATGTCATATTCTTAGTCTGATTATGCACTTGTTGGCTTACATTGCCAACTTTAATAGGAATCTTTTCTATTTACAGGGTGTGAGGCTAGAGTTATGCACCCCAGATAGACAGGGACTTTTAGCAGATGTGACAAGAACGTTTAGAGAGAATGGTCTCAACGTGACACGAGCCGAAATTTCCACCTCCAGAGACATGGCTGTAAACGTATTCTACGTAACAGATGTAATTGGTAATCCTGCAGATTCTAAGATAATTGACTCTGTTCGACAAAAAATCGGATTGAGTAACTTGAAAGTGAAGGAATTGCCACCATTGGtataccaccaagaagcagaaAGGGAAAGGCAGGAGGTAGGAGTTGCTGGGACAGTGTTGTTATCATTAGGTAGCTTAGTGAGAAGGAATCTATACAATTTGGGATTGATCAGATCATATTCTTAAAGTGAATCATTAAAGGCAAAATGGGTTGAGATTTGTTGATGAACAGGTCTTTTGAGGTGGACATTATTCTTTGCTTCAGGCTTGGGGTAGTGTTGTACATATGGGCTACAAGTGTCAGAATTTGGTTATAGTAGCCATTAGTAGTAGCTGGTCATAGTTTGGTTTGGTTGGCTGAATAGATACAGTGATGGGAGTAGGATTGTAAATATATTcatattataaagaaaaatatgaTTGGTTTGAAGGGAAGATCTGAAATTGGAGATGGATAGAGAGTAGGAGGGTGTTGGTGGATGCTTGTGATCTAAAATATTTAGTTTGTTTGctgggagaaagaaaagaaaattagatCTTGATATACAGCACACATTGTACATAACTACCTAATATATTAGCTTTAATGGTTGACTTGATTATTCTTTacaatcatttttatttaaaatacccACCaacccttctctctctctctctctccctcttctCTAGAGATGAAGGAATCTAGTGTTATGGGGACATGAAGGTCCTACATTAATGGATTGAAAAAGGATCAAATTGCAAGATGGGTCTGCTTCTAGATGCCATCTTTAAACTTTGATCATAGCTCACCATGATCAAACTTTGAACATGGATGGATATGAAAATGATAAATCAAAACcaaaatcaaattattatttttgaatatGTTAATTTATATGAATGTGAAAGAAGACTCCACAAACTTCTTGAAGGATTGCTGAAGAATGTGAATAGAGTAATTGCAAAGTTGAAAATGGGAAGGGCTGGGGCCTTGGCATGCACCGACCGCCGACCTAAGTTTCATTCTTCTTTTGATTAAGTCTGTCTAATTATGCATTACATAACTTCTTTGAGCAGCAACTAGAAAATTTGACAACGACCTTTGTAGCTTGATGGCTAATAACATCAAACTTGATTTGATTCGagaaaaattgtttttttttattatatttttttatatattatttaatatccaaaatttactattttaatcaatttcaatttaaatttaaattgaacatatttaaaaactaaaatagtcTTTTTCaagacttaaaattattttatattcttgAAATTTAGATTTCTTATTAAAAAGGGAAAGACTCAATGTAATCAAATGAAGTTTTTCTTTTCATAGAAATGGAATTCAAACCTATTGGTATTAGAGCGAATGTTAGAAtacagtaaaaataaatttagtatttttattaaccaaatttaaattttaaaaatattttaaaaattatataagaaaaaacaattttttagCAAGTGTGCAAACGGAACCGAGGCATTGAGAGCGCGTAAATGTGAGGTTGAAGAAGACAACAGTTAACAAAATTTGAAAGACGGTGAATCCGGCGGTAAACGCGGGTGGGTGAGCTGGCAACAGGTAAAAAGAGAACCCTGTGACACTCACGTGACTTCTGAATGGCTCGGCTTTTCACATCTTGCCTTCTATCTTCTCAGCCCTCAGCTCATTTTGTCGTCTAGACTCAGATCACATGCTTCCTTGGCTTTGCTTTGGGCACAAACACTTTtaccttttttgtttttttgtttttttaatcgTACGCACACATTCTAGGATGTTAATGAAGGGGCCAGCCAGCCAGCAGCCAGCAGCCAGCTCAAGCAATGCACTGTAATTAAAGCAGAATAATGCAAAAACGCCCATCCTCCATACCCATTAAGCATTTGTTCCAATGGAACTTTTTCTATAGTCAGCTCCTATCACTATGAGTTACCTGTAAACAATGTTGTTCCAATTgatttatcttttattaattatctATAAAGCTCAAGAATCCAACAAAGCAACTGCTAAGGTAACGAGACTTGCTTGTTTCCTATTGTAAGAATTATAAAAGCAATTGCAAGAATCTgtctttaatttatattatgatGGGGTTATCTGGTTTCCCCACAACTTTGATGTGGAAAATGTATTGGAAAGGTAAGGTATTTGAATCTCACAAAGCAATACCCATCTTTAAAGCAGATTCCAGCCTACCTACCTTTGCCAAATTTAAACTACATATTTGTTTATGTATAATAATAAAGTTGATATTGAGTTGTAATTGTCTTttaagtatattattattatgcaTGCTTTTTAATCATTCATCTTATTCTTTGATGACTTCTTCCCCAAATACATGTGTCATTTTGCTGCTCTTTTTGTATAAATAGATGTCTAGAGTGATTAGCTGGAGCTGTTAGAAACAATTTTTTATGATCTGGATGGTTTTCAATCCTCTTTTATCTTTATCTAATTAAGTTAAACATAGATCAAGTATTTTTATTgtgagatttattatttagtctttggGTATTACcgttattaacaagtcagtttctgcatttttaaaaatctattaaaacattcttatattttctctccgtcaacgaaataatctTTTCGTCCTCtattccattaaaaataaataaaagattagagagaaaatttttaaaatccatttttactctcaaataaaatctcttatttaatacttagatattattattaaaaagtaagtatctatattttcaaaaatatattaaaatatttttattttttctcatatctgttaaaacattcttattgtttctttccgtcaataaaatagtctctccttcttcttctcctcctaaaaaaaaaaagaagaaaaagaagaagatgatggtgaaggagaaaaaaaagaagaagaagacgatgatgaagagaagaagaagaaaaaaggagaagaagaagatgatgaagaagaagaaaaagaataagaagaaaaatcaCCTCTTTCTCGTCTTTTTCTTcctcctctttttcttcctaaaagaaaaagaagaaaaaaaaaaaatcaaagtcgaaagagaaaaagaagaaccaaagaagaagaggagaaaaaattgatgaaaaagaaggaaaaaaggaagaaaaaaaaggtGGGTAATTTAGTTTTTCACTATATTTTgaacaatataaataaatagaatgactattttattgacggaaagaaaaaataataacactttaatagatttctgaaaatatagaaactgacttgttaataatgataatactcggaaattaaattataaatcttctgtttttttattttgttgttgTGGCTTTAGACTTATTTTCTATACTGTTTGTTTATCTTGAATAATATCGCTTAGTCTGATTTAAAAATAGCCGCCGCTCATAaactttaaagttttaaataggTACCCTAGCAACCTGCTCAGACCCAGTATTAGATTTTGTTTATCTTGAGTATGATTGGGTTTGATATTGGGTCTAACTATTACCAGGACTTTGTTCAGTCCAAATTATAAAATGTGTAGAAAAGTGAAGACCCATCTGCCATCATAGGCTATCATGTTCATACATCTAGGATGGAACTTGGGCTATGTTTATTGGTTATTGTTTACAAAACCAAGACCATAAAGCCCAAAAACAAAGGCTGCAAAAATATATAAACCTAGACTCTTGGATGAGAGCTGAAaaagagctttttttttttttaaagaaaaaaaacacaTTTTAGATATTGAAGAAATCAGTTTGGAAATTATTCtttttgttattaatatattGATTTAAAAAGATGCACCCTATTctggaaataataaaaataattaaactaataGTAATTTCTACCTATATTCCTGATGGCAAGGGAAGCATGGATGAGTAATTATTTCCAAAGATAATTACCTTTATAGTGTAAATAATTAAACCATTAAAGATAAAGGGATAAGAGTTGAAATGATGCACCCACAGATTTAGTCCGGTAGTAAGTGTATCcgaataaatttaagatatcTCAAGTTCTACTctccaatttttaatttttattataaaaaaaattatatatatatatcattaattATATCGAATTGCAAAATAATGAACTTTTTTAGGCTATGTTTACTTGGAGTAATTTAGTAACAGAAGTTAGTTTTCGGAAAGTATGAAATATTATCTTGTTTGGTTGTCATGATCCTATAATTTCTCGGAAAGTTGGTATGTATTACTTTCCCTTTATAAGAAAAGTAAATTCCCCTCCCCAACTCAAGTAACTTCaagttatttttcttattttttgtatttttttttatgttttttataattaagtatTTAGGTGAAagttaatagaaaattaaagaatatgTTTATTGATAGATATTAATGTGTGAAAAATTTCATGATGTAATTTTGTTTaggttatatatattaaaataaaaaaagaaattaattaaattaaatataaatatttttttatattctatgataatttttattattatcacaaataaattatatattaattattatgtgAGTTGAGtgtttacattttaaaattttgagtatttggtcaatatataattttctgtatttatttaaatattatattttaaataccaTACATATATTTGGAGTGGGgatatttatgttattttcaTAGTCTGAGGATATTTATGTCATTTGTGTAGTCACGCTCTATTTACTTTATGAGAATTTAACATACCAACTAAAcactttcaaattataatttctagaaaataatttcttttatattatatttctcaAGAAATTAACTTCCCATTTTGAACCAAATCTCTAAAATCTACTTAGTTATTAGATGTATTTTTGGGTTatggactttttttttttattataatttcagagttgaaggttaaattaatGGGTATAATccttaattttaatgaaaaaaaaaattataatttgatgaGTTACAATACTCTctcctttttttattaaatttcataattttattgtgattttaatataaataattaatttttatttaaaatttgatttaaaataaattttttagcagaaaatagaaaaaaagagagattgAATTATAAGATTTTCTGACTCTAGGTTATAGCTTTATCCAAAACTGTAACACAGGGCGACGGATAAACtttataatttgaattttttaattgtaaTCCTAATTTTTCCAGCTCTAGCTGTATAGAGGATAATCAATTTCAgactaaaataaatatattaggaTTGGGATAACGTAAGAATAgtatactttattttaaattatgaatatttatctttttattggaaaaaaatttatataaaaagctGTCCAAAGATTAACTTAGACATCAtatatttttctctatttttatcCTCTTTGGTATTCTGTCACTTCCTAGCCGCTctcttctttttatattttctttagttctttacaattttattatgacCCCCTCTTCTTATCTTTTCTTTAGTTCTTTGCCATTTTATTataacttcttctttttctatttttttttacttctttGGAACTTTATTATACCTTTTAGAAACTAAACAATTCTTTTGAGGTTTATTTAAGTTGTAAAATTATATTCTTAActtcttttcatcttatttatattttagggaaaattactttttagtccctgagatttaacgtaattaacacttctgtccctctattttggcgatccaacacttaagtccctcactttcacttccgtccaaattcgtagtccttccgtccaaaatagccgtttgggacacgtgaattgacaaaattaaccctcttccTTCTTTGTGGACCACTCGAGGCGAAAATGAGTGCCGATCGCTAGCGGATGCATGACTGATCTGTCTGCAGCATGCTCGCCCGGTGATACTTGCCTGACTGCAACGGCCGCGACATGGACATGGAGCACGTCAGTCCCCACGTTCGTAGAGGTCGAGATTGAGATGGTCTCGGTTTGGGCTTTCGTCGTGAGCTGTCATCAACAAGGTGAGGTCCGAGTTGGCTCAGCGCCGACAGAGGCGCAATCGTTGCTCGATCCGCCGGTTTAGGGGCTGTCGACCGACATTGCACGGACGGCATACACAGTGGTAGCAGGATGAACCTAGCAGCCTCGACGTCGCCAGGGAGGAAGTTGCTGTGTGAATCGGCGATTTGAGGAAGACCGAAGCAACCTCTCGTGAGCTATCGACGATGAAGGCAGCCAGAGATGGTTCGTAGCGCCGACGGTGGAGCAATCGTTGCACGAACTGCTGGAACTCGGGCTGGCGGCAGCATTTGGCGATCATCGGGCGTACGGCGTGAGAGGGGCAACGGCGAGAGCATCTTCTCAAGGTAGAAGATGGAGTCGCTagccaaatttaattttataatttattgttaaaattatttttttaatatgattagaaatttaaataaaattattttatttataaattattttcatttacacttcttctttcttcttcttcctttttccttttcttcttcttctgcaactttcttcttcttctgcaactggagaAATGCAATTGgaaaaaacatgaaagagaaaaacaaaaaggaatttcacatttaagagaagggtatttctggaaaaaattatcatctctcgcttttgactctttgactaaACGgattaaatggacggaaggactacgaatttggacggaagaaaaagtgagagacttaagtgttgggtcgccaaaatagagggacaga
The Manihot esculenta cultivar AM560-2 chromosome 1, M.esculenta_v8, whole genome shotgun sequence genome window above contains:
- the LOC110618422 gene encoding ACT domain-containing protein ACR8; this encodes MEMEWSACLDEYEKLVIRMNTPRVVIDNAVCPTATLVKVDSARKHGILLEAVQVLTDLNLSIKKAYISSDGRWFMDVFHVTDVNGNKLTDESVINYIEQSLGTIHYGRTLDFNGLTALELTGTDRVGLLSEVFAVLADLQCDVVDAKVWTHNGRIASFILVKDCNSGSPIEDSQQIDRIEARLRNVLKGDNDIRSAKTSVSMAVTHTERRLHQMMFADRDYERKPILRLSADSPVVTVQNWVERGYSVVNVQCKDRMKLMFDVVCTLTDMEYVVFHATINTVGSRAYLEFYIKHTDGTPISSEPERQRVIQCLQAAVERRASEGVRLELCTPDRQGLLADVTRTFRENGLNVTRAEISTSRDMAVNVFYVTDVIGNPADSKIIDSVRQKIGLSNLKVKELPPLVYHQEAERERQEVGVAGTVLLSLGSLVRRNLYNLGLIRSYS